In Nostoc sp. UHCC 0926, a single genomic region encodes these proteins:
- the pstC gene encoding phosphate ABC transporter permease subunit PstC, with translation MQNTNSQDEPYLLSRQSLDKNPSEDISEKIVAAVLFACALVSVLTTFGIVVIIFQETFSFFQEVSFAQFFLDTKWTPLFADKHFGVWPLINGTFLTTAIAMAVAIPLGLSSAIYLSEYAEPKVAAILRPAVELLAGIPTVVYGYFALLFLTPLLRNFIPLEIFNALSAGLMMGVMITPTVGSISLDAIRAVPRSLREGAYALGITKLETIFKVVLPAALSGIIASIILGISRAVGETMTVLIAAGQQPRLTVNFMESIETMTAYMAQISGGDSPRGSLNFKTLYAVGAVLFLLTLALNIVSYWIANRFKEKYD, from the coding sequence ATGCAAAATACCAATTCTCAAGACGAGCCTTATCTACTATCCAGACAGTCACTGGATAAAAATCCATCTGAAGATATCTCAGAAAAGATTGTTGCAGCAGTTTTATTTGCTTGTGCTTTAGTTTCAGTTTTAACTACCTTTGGGATTGTCGTAATTATTTTTCAGGAGACATTCAGTTTTTTCCAAGAAGTTTCCTTTGCCCAATTTTTTCTTGATACTAAATGGACGCCTTTATTTGCCGATAAACATTTTGGCGTTTGGCCATTGATTAATGGTACTTTCTTGACTACAGCTATTGCGATGGCAGTTGCTATTCCTTTGGGTTTATCTTCTGCTATTTATTTGAGTGAATATGCTGAACCTAAAGTAGCAGCAATTTTACGTCCAGCGGTGGAACTTTTGGCAGGAATACCAACGGTAGTATATGGTTACTTTGCGCTGTTGTTCCTTACACCATTGCTGCGGAATTTTATCCCTTTGGAAATATTCAACGCTTTGAGTGCGGGGTTAATGATGGGGGTAATGATTACTCCTACTGTTGGTTCTATCAGCTTAGATGCTATCCGAGCAGTTCCCCGTTCTTTGCGAGAAGGAGCTTATGCTTTAGGTATCACTAAACTGGAAACCATTTTTAAAGTAGTTCTCCCAGCCGCACTTTCTGGAATCATAGCCTCAATTATTTTGGGTATTTCTCGCGCTGTAGGTGAAACAATGACTGTCCTCATCGCCGCCGGACAACAACCAAGATTAACTGTTAATTTTATGGAATCAATAGAAACCATGACAGCTTACATGGCGCAAATTTCTGGTGGAGATAGTCCGCGTGGTAGTCTCAATTTCAAGACATTATATGCTGTAGGCGCTGTTTTGTTTTTACTTACCCTTGCTTTGAATATTGTTAGTTACTGGATTGCTAATCGCTTTAAAGAAAAATACGACTAA
- the pstA gene encoding phosphate ABC transporter permease PstA: protein MATSYQQDDSLESAAEFTDNVESRETLGKVFEVLFLLGLLIGLFILALLLFDILKDGLGRFLSPGFLTETPSRFPDQGGIRPAIISSMLLGAVVILVTVPIGVGAALYLEEYAPKAWWTAIIEINISNLAGVPSIVYGLLGLGVFNYLLGFGPALISGALTLSLLSLPVIIVTAREAIRAVPDSLRNASYGLGVTKWRTISSHVLPYAVPGILTGVIISVSRAIGDAASLIVVGAVGFLTFNPGLFQRFMALPIQIYSYITRPEPGFASAAAATIIALLILILVLNGVAIYIRQRFSIN from the coding sequence ATGGCTACAAGTTATCAACAAGATGATTCTTTAGAATCTGCGGCAGAATTTACCGATAATGTTGAGAGTAGGGAGACATTAGGGAAAGTATTTGAAGTACTTTTTTTGTTAGGATTGCTAATTGGTTTATTTATCCTAGCGTTACTACTTTTTGATATTTTGAAAGACGGATTAGGCAGATTTTTATCACCCGGCTTTCTGACGGAAACTCCTTCTCGTTTTCCTGACCAAGGTGGTATTCGTCCTGCGATTATCAGCAGTATGCTTTTAGGAGCTGTTGTGATTTTAGTAACTGTCCCAATTGGTGTTGGAGCGGCTTTATATCTAGAAGAATATGCACCTAAAGCTTGGTGGACAGCGATTATTGAGATTAATATCAGTAATCTGGCGGGTGTGCCTTCTATTGTCTATGGATTGCTGGGTTTAGGGGTTTTCAATTATTTGCTTGGGTTTGGCCCCGCTTTAATTTCTGGTGCATTAACTTTATCTTTGTTGTCTTTACCAGTAATTATTGTGACAGCTAGAGAAGCAATTCGCGCTGTCCCAGATTCCCTGAGAAATGCTTCTTACGGATTAGGTGTCACAAAATGGCGAACTATCAGCAGTCACGTGTTGCCCTATGCTGTTCCTGGTATTTTGACGGGAGTGATTATCTCTGTATCCCGCGCTATTGGTGATGCAGCCTCTCTGATTGTTGTAGGTGCTGTGGGTTTTCTCACCTTTAACCCTGGTTTGTTTCAGAGATTTATGGCATTACCCATTCAAATTTACAGTTACATAACTCGTCCTGAACCAGGTTTTGCTAGTGCAGCAGCGGCGACAATTATTGCGTTGTTAATCTTGATTTTAGTTTTAAATGGTGTAGCAATTTATATTCGACAACGCTTCTCAATAAATTAG
- a CDS encoding sulfate ABC transporter substrate-binding protein translates to MSKSQQLTQLSKFLTEGMQAYAMKTLQTIQLSYQHTIRNWLNGRTVQSFVSLFLIGAFLSIAVASCSGSSSASKNDVKLKIVSFSVTKAAHDQIIPKFVQKWKQEHNQNVTFEQSYGGSGAQAAAVIAGSQEADIVHLALPLDVSKIALAGLIKSGWETKAPRNGIVSKSVAAIVTREGNPKGINTWADLAKDGVKVIAANPKTSGIAIWEFLAFWGSVSLTGGDEATALDYVTKVYKNTPILTKDAREASNLFFQQNQGDVLINYENEVILAGKNGTKLPYVVPQVNISIDNPVAVVDKNVDKHGTREVAQAFVDFLYTTEAQREFAKLQYRPVNPTVTQEVASQYQPIKTLFTSQDLGGWDIIQKKFFGDGAIFDKVKAASKA, encoded by the coding sequence ATGAGCAAGTCGCAACAACTGACACAATTAAGTAAATTCCTGACTGAGGGGATGCAGGCTTATGCCATGAAAACTTTGCAGACTATACAACTCTCATATCAACACACAATTAGAAATTGGTTGAATGGACGCACTGTGCAAAGCTTTGTGAGTCTGTTTCTCATAGGTGCTTTTTTGAGTATAGCAGTTGCCTCCTGCTCTGGAAGCAGTTCAGCTAGCAAAAATGATGTTAAGCTAAAAATTGTTTCTTTCTCTGTTACCAAAGCGGCTCATGACCAGATAATTCCCAAATTTGTCCAAAAGTGGAAGCAAGAACACAACCAAAACGTCACATTTGAGCAAAGTTATGGGGGTTCTGGTGCTCAAGCGGCTGCCGTCATTGCCGGTTCGCAAGAAGCAGATATAGTACATTTGGCACTTCCTCTGGATGTCAGCAAAATTGCTCTTGCAGGTTTGATTAAATCAGGTTGGGAAACCAAAGCTCCGAGAAATGGTATTGTTAGTAAATCGGTTGCTGCGATCGTCACCCGCGAAGGCAATCCCAAAGGCATCAATACTTGGGCAGACTTAGCAAAAGATGGCGTGAAAGTGATTGCCGCTAATCCAAAAACTTCTGGTATTGCTATCTGGGAATTCTTGGCTTTTTGGGGTTCCGTGAGTCTAACCGGAGGTGACGAAGCGACAGCGTTAGATTACGTCACCAAAGTTTATAAAAACACTCCTATTCTGACGAAAGATGCTCGTGAAGCTAGCAATTTATTTTTCCAACAAAATCAGGGTGATGTCTTAATCAACTACGAGAATGAAGTAATTTTAGCAGGAAAAAATGGGACTAAACTACCTTATGTTGTACCCCAAGTCAATATTTCCATTGATAATCCTGTAGCCGTAGTTGATAAAAACGTTGATAAACACGGTACAAGGGAAGTTGCACAAGCATTTGTTGATTTTCTTTACACGACAGAAGCTCAACGAGAATTTGCTAAATTACAATATCGTCCTGTTAACCCCACTGTCACCCAAGAAGTAGCATCACAATATCAGCCAATTAAAACTTTATTCACATCTCAAGATTTAGGTGGCTGGGATATTATCCAGAAAAAGTTTTTTGGAGATGGGGCAATTTTTGACAAAGTTAAGGCTGCTAGCAAAGCATGA
- a CDS encoding PstS family phosphate ABC transporter substrate-binding protein, with the protein MSFRSRFKDSFFLIFLMIIASSITACSSNDEKKSQVSIDGAAVGFPISLAVAEEYGKVKPEAKVSVASSGTGGGISKFCNGDIDIAGASRTIRDEEIKKCKSKNIEFVELPIALDGIAVIANRQNNFAKCLTIKELGKIWGGKSDGKVLTWNQVNPKFPNQKLKLYAPSSDTGTFDYMTQAVTGKAKNGRTDYTATQNQNLLVQGVSGDVSALGYVGISYYIQNQEKLNLVAVESLAGKCEKPVPVDNVIKNIYTPLSRPLFIYVSKKSLDTKPAVKEFVDFYLENSWKWVDSVGYVALPDEAYLKVKQKFATGETGTKFKKAKPGEPITNFI; encoded by the coding sequence ATGAGCTTTCGTAGCAGATTTAAGGATAGCTTTTTCCTGATATTTTTAATGATTATTGCCAGTAGTATCACTGCTTGTAGCAGCAACGACGAAAAGAAAAGTCAGGTGAGTATTGATGGTGCAGCTGTAGGTTTTCCTATTTCTTTAGCAGTTGCAGAAGAATACGGTAAAGTCAAACCTGAAGCTAAAGTAAGCGTTGCCTCAAGTGGTACTGGTGGTGGTATCAGTAAATTTTGTAATGGCGATATTGATATAGCTGGTGCTTCTCGCACTATTAGAGATGAAGAAATCAAAAAATGTAAAAGTAAGAATATTGAATTTGTCGAGTTGCCTATAGCTTTAGATGGCATCGCTGTGATTGCCAACCGCCAAAATAACTTTGCCAAATGTTTAACTATTAAGGAACTGGGTAAGATTTGGGGCGGCAAATCAGACGGGAAAGTATTGACATGGAATCAAGTTAATCCCAAGTTTCCTAACCAAAAACTGAAGCTGTATGCTCCATCTTCGGATACGGGAACATTCGATTATATGACTCAAGCTGTGACTGGTAAAGCCAAGAATGGCCGTACAGATTACACTGCTACTCAGAATCAAAACCTTCTCGTACAAGGAGTGTCAGGTGATGTATCAGCCTTGGGTTATGTAGGGATATCTTACTATATTCAAAATCAAGAAAAACTGAATCTAGTTGCTGTAGAAAGTCTTGCAGGAAAGTGTGAAAAACCAGTGCCAGTGGATAATGTGATCAAAAATATCTATACACCTTTGTCTCGTCCTCTCTTCATCTATGTCAGTAAAAAATCCTTAGATACTAAGCCAGCAGTCAAAGAATTTGTAGATTTTTATCTAGAAAATTCTTGGAAGTGGGTAGATAGTGTTGGTTATGTAGCATTACCTGATGAAGCTTACCTCAAAGTAAAACAAAAATTTGCTACTGGTGAAACTGGGACAAAGTTTAAAAAAGCAAAACCAGGTGAACCGATCACAAACTTCATTTAA